One window of the Macaca thibetana thibetana isolate TM-01 chromosome 1, ASM2454274v1, whole genome shotgun sequence genome contains the following:
- the IGFN1 gene encoding immunoglobulin-like and fibronectin type III domain-containing protein 1 isoform X10, with amino-acid sequence MAGKFRKSHIPGVSIWQLVEEIPEGCSTPDFEQKPVTLALPEGKNAIFRAVVCGEPRPEVHWQNSKGDLSDSSKYKISSSPGSKEHVLQINKLTGEDTDLYRCTAVNMYGEATCSARLTVIEVGFRKNRKRHKEPQEDLRKELMDFRKLLKKRAPPAPEKKIDLEQVWQLLMTADRKDYEQICMKYGIVDYRGMLRKLQEMKKEQEDKMAQYINAISSLRHIRVTKDGIAKFDLELDLKDSQSKIYLYKDGEMIPYGFNNQTKHCLRRLGKRYEFQIQDLRPEDSGIYQVKVKDAVVFSTELEASAIPPRVVVPLAETHCEEHGDAVFECTFSSPCPSAAWHFRHRLLHPSDKYEVFVSPDGLTHRLVVRGAHFSDMGPYSLGTGLYTSSAWLVVEAGKDKDLQSTSADHQLQRQGAQASGAEESGSINSQGEKFREQDPSGGSLEGAGMASGFQHIASPDRDGLGRHGYSLMEDKGAAVSAWGPGQEGEGFLEAEGSGVTLPRESQSGREGGWAESLAERPYLQGGSSESGLGLPEKRQQDHGRDSNGDECWRTAGGWEAGSSPLQAGGLGSSREGKEHRGDSGRQLDRHAPEQLWDAQLRPGRGKSDMQGYQSDPVGSWPRGKQIKISQGDSLAEMDRGDAPSRERRRGVVVWGSGTGLGEAGDSNGAGGPGTLEFTGGRGSGSKAGMGPESWDSQGGRDTDSGEAWGYWGSGEFLGQTLGDKDFQEPSISGGRKFRLGDGSPEIKAEDSLQEADGLCRGESVVGGSVYKTGPGGPGDPRGCEGGLQKLRGRDDQERAWASGEIGDDPRSFQSSQEWTAGHRAAGSVGRIESKGTSPWDDTPSSLRKTGAHYGSGVLGPSGGQEGMGGTQVAGLTESGQGVDARSRGLSRSPGLGAQGSGGILGDTEGLRGPGSIGSEPDFWNGSGSSRVKGPRGYKDDLEGPGRMESRYEGGLGYSRGIGPKSGAGYSYGSGVPGEMGSGHGAGCRVSPRAPAGMESEEGGAYRNGSGVPGGVWSGNEESGPAGGGSGRIASLKNGSGGPDGAPVDDIRNWASARQGGMGPRGGHHSDGGLGSPEMTGSVGRGGLKAPGVVETVGMGCVEAEPESSGRIRPWSQTGFRASEALGAFGEGGYEDGSGGPEAMEPGPLRAGSKVGEGDGTRCPGARACGAGARYRDDPRHPEALAPHTGAASESQWAYGAGNVLGYEDGSELPGPQGTGVRTAYGGGSRGLGPRSTGPGGEAGFRESSGDLQGMGSADGPGCRKGIGGSGEMGSVDKEGYREDLGTPENTGSGSKAAYRDGVGGSGAMGSTDEADYRRDLGAPEGISSGSKADYRGGLQGSKEMGSESNADYRGGLKGSREMGPMDEADYRKDLGVPEGMGADYRGGLRGPGEMGSVDESGHRNGTGGYGEMGLGYREDVGAPEGMGTGSKAGYSDGLRGSGEMRSMDEAGYRKNLGAPEGMDSGSKAGYRGGLRGSGKMGLIDESGSRKDLGVPKGVGSGSKEGFRDGLGGSGKMPSVDEAGYRKDLGVSEGVGSGSKAGFRDGLGGSGKMGSVDEAGYRKDLGVSEGMDSGSKAGYRGGLRGSGKIGLIDEAGSRKDLGVSEEVGSGSKEGFRDGLGGSGEMGSVDEAGYRKDLGAPKGVGSGSKEGFRDGLGGSGEMGSVDEAGYRKDLGAPEGMDSGSYTDYRNGLGSSGKISSGGEAGYKNVLGGSGRIPLGSEAGSRGSLEDSGYILSRSEAGCGQGFGGTGGMGSGSEVSYRGGSGGSGEMGPEGEMGYGGGSGRLGVPGSLAGIGHEAGPRGHKAMGHRSGYWVASEGGTSCKDGPERARETGLVDGAGPGVEPGMAGMLGTAGGMAQRDSPRGPGVLGSQGGPQTLSDERGSTKDLGGYGTSGIPEALEAAGDEGKPDVKEWQDSSGTPGSFRDRGAPRAKDRSPDQAGIMGSSGFLDGKGAVEGETWAGMAALGSGHEQDIWKAGPGMTDRGRVAGQGRLASQAGGDSLLGGRRIGSRSSAGTGQDLDSSSMPGERGKSTSGPADGLGMSNAWAPDWENQGFSRGSVGAGKQPAGSRASGSLQEKDAAFGGIHEGPGGLKGREGAPGQEVAGGCRSPWSLDSKGSSRGRGSSGGAEDSGILGKGNSTERGNAVIPKPGESGPQGAWNGLDGPFGRRASGDRSGGTQDLSSQLGKGQRGGKRSLGEQGSLEAEDGEVQDPGALKEDEVQGVEEAGRSGRRPGSLRSRSQAQSGAEVGGGKRRGVDEAGSMGWQSMGENRGCLEEMLSEDQSREPPSHLGSRRGGKDDSLDIYGERRDATQSSTSRYKPGTGSFSKEARGHFSQGLADMKVQQGEAATLSCILTSDLGPGTWFKDGVKLTAQDGVIFKQDGLVHSLFIARVQGTQAGRYTFVAGDQQSEATLTVQDSPIIAPDVTEKLREPLVVKAGKPVTVKIPFQSHLPVQAAWRKDGAKVVGSDDKEAQVDLGDRYTRLCLPSTGRKDSGQYSVTLRSEGGSVQAELTLKVIDKPDSPQGPMEVQDCQRAGVCLRWRPPRDDGGQPVECYVVERRQAGRSTWLKVGEALADSTTFTDAHVEPGRKYAFRVRAVTSEGAGEALESEETLVAPEALPKAPSAPAILSASSQGITLTWTAPRGPGSAYILGYLIERRKKGSNTWTAVNDQPVPERRWTVADLRQGCQYEFRVTAVAPPGPGEPGPPSDAVFARDPMRPPGPVRNLQVTDTSNTSITLSWAGPDTKDGDEAQGYVVELCGSDDLQWLPCHAGTVPVTTYTAKGLRPGEGYFVRVTAVNEGGQSQPTALDTLVQAMPVTVCPKFLVDSSTKDLLTVKVGDTVRVPISFEAVPMPEVTWLKDGLPLPKRSVTVTKDGLTQLLIPVAGLSDSGLYTVVLRTLQGKEVAHSFRIRVAVCPQAPGPIHLQENVPGTVTAEWEPSPDEARGVPLHYTVFTRSSAHGPWREAADRIHTNRFTLLGVLPGHEYHFRVVAKNELGASKPSYTSQPWCIPRQRDRFTVKAQSYREPDLSQKPRFLVGLRSHLLPQGCECCMSCAVQGSPRPHVTWFKNNRSLEGNPAVYSTDLMGVCSLTIPSVSLKDSGEYKAVAENTLGQAVSTATLIVIEPSA; translated from the exons GGAAAAATGCTATCTTTCGGGCTGTGGTCTGTGGGGAGCCCAGGCCCGAGGTGCATTGGCAGAACTCCAAAGGTGACCTCAGTGACTCCAGCAAGTACAAGATCTCCTCCAGCCCTGGCAGCAAGGAGCACGTGCTGCAG ATCAACAAGCTGACAGGTGAGGACACGGATCTGTACCGCTGCACAGCAGTAAACATGTACGGAGAGGCCACGTGCTCAGCGAGACTCACCGTCATTGAAG TTGGCTTTCGGAAGAATCGGAAGAGACACAAGGAACCACAGGAAG ACCTCAGGAAGGAGCTGATGGACTTCCGGAAGTTGCTGAAAAAGAG GGCCCCACCAGCCCCTGAGAAAAAGATAGACCTTGAGCAGGTATGGCAGCTGCTGATGACGGCAGACAGGAAGGACTACGAACAGATCTGCATGAAGTATGGCATCGTCGACTACCGTGGCATGCTGCGCAAGCTACAGGAGAtgaagaaggagcaggaggacaAGATGGCACAG TACATCAACGCCATCTCCAGCTTAAGACACATCAGGGTCACCAAGGATGGGATTGCAAAGTTTGACCTGGAGCTGGATCTCAAGGATTCTCAGAGCAAGATTTACCTGTATAAG GATGGTGAGATGATCCCCTATGGCTTCAACAACCAGACCAAGCACTGCCTGCGCCGGCTGGGAAAGCGTTATGAGTTCCAGATCCAAGACTTGAGGCCTGAGGACTCTGGCATTTACCAGGTCAAGGTGAAGGATGCTGTGGTCTTCTCCACAGAACTGGAGGCCAGTG CCATACCCCCAAGAGTGGTGGTCCCACTGGCGGAGACCCACTGTGAGGAGCACGGTGACGCAGTCTTCGAATGTACCTTCTCCAGCCCCTGCCCTAGTGCAGCCTGGCATTTCCGGCACCGGCTACTCCACCCCAGTGACAAATATGAAGTGTTTGTGTCCCCCGACGGGCTGACCCACCGGCTGGTGGTGAGGGGCGCCCATTTCTCAGACATGGGCCCCTACTCGCTGGGCACTGGGCTCTACACTTCCAGCGCCTGGCTGGTGGTTGAAG CTGGGAAGGATAAAGACCTTCAGTCCACAAGTGCTGACCACCAACTACAGAGGCAAGGAGCCCAGGCCTCAGGAGCAGAAGAGTCTGGGAGCATCAACAGCCAGGGAGAGAAATTCAGAGAGCAGGACCCCAGTGGGGGCTCCCTTGAGGGGGCAGGGATGGCTTCTGGGTTCCAGCACATAGCCAGCCCAGACAGGGATGGCCTTGGCAGACATGGCTACTCCTTGATGGAAGACAAGGGGGCAGCTGTCTCAGCCTGGGGCCCTGGACAGGAAGGCGAAGGCTTTCTAGAAGCAGAGGGAAGCGGAGTCACTCTTCCCAGGGAAAGTCAATCTGGCAGAGAGGGAGGCTGGGCTGAAAGCCTTGCAGAGAGGCCCTATCTACAGGGAGGGAGCTCAGAGTCAGGGTTGGGCCTCCCAGAAAAACGACAGCAAGATCATGGCAGAGACAGCAATGGTGATGAATGCTGGAGGACagcaggaggctgggaggctgggtcCAGTCCGCTCCAGGCTGGAGGACTGGGGAGCAGCAGGGAAGGAAAGGAGCACAGAGGGGATAGTGGAAGACAACTGGATAGGCATGCCCCGGAGCAACTGTGGGATGCTCAACTGAGACCTGGGAGAGGAAAGAGTGACATGCAGGGCTACCAGTCTGATCCTGTAGGGTCCTGGCCAAGAGGAAAGCAGATAAAGATTTCACAGGGTGACAGCTTGGCTGAGATGGACAGAGGGGATGCTCCAAGtagggaaagaaggagaggagtAGTAGTGTGGGGTAGTGGGACTGGCCTGGGAGAAGCTGGAGACAGCAATGGGGCGGGAGGTCCTGGCACCCTGGAGTTTACTGGAGGAAGAGGTTCTGGCTCCAAGGCAGGTATGGGCCCTGAATCCTGGGATTCTCAGGGAGGTAGAGATACTGACTCTGGGGAAGCCTGGGGCTACTGGGGGTCAGGAGAGTTTCTAGGACAGACACTTGGAGACAAGGACTTCCAGGAACCATCAATATCAGGTGGTAGAAAATTCCGTCTGGGAGATGGGAGTCCTGAGATCAAAGCGGAAGACTCACTGCAGGAGGCAGATGGTCTGTGCAGGGGGGAATCTGTAGTTGGAGGAAGTGTCTATAAAACTggccctggaggcccaggagacCCCAGAGGCTGCGAAGGTGGCCTACAGAAGCTCAGGGGAAGGGATGACCAGGAAAGAGCTTGGGCCTCAGGTGAGATAGGGGATGACCCCAGAAGCTTCCAGTCTTCCCAGGAGTGGACAGCAGGTCACAGAGCAGCAGGGAGTGTTGGCAGAATAGAATCTAAGGGCACAAGTCCTTGGGATGACACACCATCTAGCCTCAGAAAAACTGGAGCCCACTATGGGTCTGGAGTGCTGGGACCCAGTGGAGGGCAAGAGGGTATGGGTGGTACCCAGGTGGCTGGACTGACAGAGTCTGGTCAGGGGGTGGATGCCAGAAGCCGTGGGCTAAGTAGGTCTCCAGGCCTGGGTGCTCAGGGATCTGGGGGGATACTAGGAGATACGGAAGGATTAAGAGGTCCTGGGTCAATAGGGTCTGAACCAGATTTCTGGAATGGGTCAGGGAGCTCCAGAGTAAAAGGACCCAGAGGCTATAAGGATGACTTGGAAGGTCCTGGGAGAATGGAATCTAGGTACGAGGGTGGCTTAGGATATTCTAGGGGAATAGGCCCTAAAAGCGGGGCTGGTTATAGCTATGGCTCAGGGGTTCCAGGAGAAATGGGGTCTGGCCATGGTGCTGGTTGTAGAGTTTCCCCTAGGGCACCTGCAGGAATGGAGTCTGAGGAAGGGGGTGCATACAGGAATGGCTCTGGGGTGCCTGGGGGAGTGTGGTCAGGAAATGAAGAATCTGGCCCTGCAGGAGGAGGGTCTGGGAGAATTGCCAGTCTTAAGAATGGCTCAGGTGGTCCTGATGGAGCACCCGTGGATGACATCAGGAATTGGGCCTCTGCACGCCAGGGCGGCATGGGCCCTAGGGGAGGGCACCATTCAGATGGCGGCCTAGGGAGTCCTGAGATGACGGGGTCTGTGGGTAGAGGTGGTCTCAAGGCCCCTGGAGTAGTGGAGACTGTTGGGATGGGATGTGTGGAAGCAGAACCAGAGAGCTCTGGAAGAATAAGGCCTTGGAGTCAGACTGGCTTCAGAGCCTCAGAGGCCCTGGGGGCCTTTGGAGAAGGAGGCTATGAAGATGGCTCTGGGGGTCCAGAAGCCATGGAACCAGGGCCTCTGAGGGCAGGGAGCAAAGTGGGTGAGGGGGATGGGACAAGATGCCCTGGTGCTAGGGCCTGTGGAGCTGGAGCTCGTTACAGGGATGATCCCAGGCACCCTGAGGCACTCGCACCTCACACCGGGGCTGCTTCTGAGAGCCAGTGGGCTTATGGCGCTGGCAATGTGCTGGGTTATGAGGATGGATCAGAACTGCCAGGGCCTCAGGGAACTGGGGTCAGAACAGCCTATGGAGGAGGGTCAAGGGGCCTTGGGCCTAGGAGTACAGGACCAGGGGGTGAGGCAGGCTTTAGAGAGAGTTCAGGGGACCTCCAAGGAATGGGATCAGCAGATGGGCCGGGTTGTAGGAAGGGTATTGGGGGTTCGGGGGAAATGGGGTCAGTGGATAAGGAAGGTTACAGGGAAGATTTGGGGACTCCTGAGAATACGGGTTCGGGGAGCAAGGCTGCTTATAGGGATGGTGTAGGGGGTTCTGGGGCAATGGGGTCAACGGATGAAGCAGATTATAGGAGAGATTTAGGGGCTCCTGAAGGAATAAGTTCAGGGAGCAAGGCAGATTATAGGGGTGGTTTACAGGGTTCCAAGGAAATGGGTTCAGAGAGCAATGCAGATTATAGGGGTGGTTTAAAGGGTTCCAGGGAAATGGGGCCAATGGATGAAGCAGATTATAGGAAAGATTTGGGGGTTCCTGAGGGAATGGGTGCAGATTATAGGGGTGGCTTAAGGGGTCCTGGGGAGATGGGGTCAGTGGATGAGTCAGGTCATAGGAATGGGACTGGAGGTTATGGGGAAATGGGGTTGGGTTATAGGGAGGATGTGGGGGCTCCTGAGGGAATGGGCACAGGGAGCAAGGCAGGTTATAGCGATGGCTTAAGGGGTTCTGGAGAAATGAGGTCAATGGATGAGGCAGGTTATAGGAAAAATTTGGGAGCTCCTGAGGGAATGGATTCAGGGAGCAAGGCAG GTTACAGGGGTGGTTTAAGGGGTTCTGGGAAAATGGGGTTAATTGATGAGTCAGGCTCTAGGAAAGATTTGGGGGTTCCTAAGGGAGTGGGTTCAGGGAGTAAGGAAGGTTTTAGGGATGGTTTAGGGGGTTCTGGGAAAATGCCGTCAGTGGATGAGGCAGGCTACAGGAAGGATTTGGGGGTTTCTGAGGGAGTGGGTTCAGGGAGTAAGGCAG GTTTTAGGGATGGTTTAGGGGGTTCTGGGAAAATGGGGTCAGTGGATGAGGCAGGCTACAGGAAGGATTTGGGGGTTTCTGAGGGAATGGATTCAGGGAGCAAGGCAGGTTACAGGGGTGGTTTAAGGGGTTCTGGGAAAATTGGGCTAATTGATGAGGCAGGCTCTAGGAAAGATTTGGGAGTTTCTGAGGAAGTGGGTTCAGGGAGTAAGGAAGGTTTTAGGGATGGTTTAGGGGGTTCTGGGGAAATGGGGTCAGTGGATGAGGCAGGTTATAGAAAGGATTTGGGGGCTCCTAAGGGAGTGGGTTCAGGGAGTAAGGAAGGTTTTAGGGATGGTTTAGGGGGTTCTGGGGAAATGGGGTCAGTGGATGAGGCAGGTTATAGAAAGGATTTGGGAGCTCCTGAGGGAATGGATTCAGGGAGTTATACAGATTACAGGAATGGTCTAGGCAGTTCTGGAAAAATTAgttcaggaggtgaggcaggttATAAGAATGTTTTAGGGGGTTCTGGGAGGATTCCATTAGGGAGTGAGGCAGGCTCTAGGGGTAGTTTGGAGGATTCTGGGTACATTTTGTCAAGGAGTGAGGCAGGTTGTGGGCAAGGCTTTGGGGGAACTGGTGGCATGGGGTCAGGGAGTGAGGTCAGTTATAGGGGAGGCTCAGGAGGATCTGGGGAAATGGGGCCAGAGGGTGAGATGGGTTATGGAGGTGGTTCAGGGAGGCTTGGAGTACCAGGCTCACTAGCTGGAATAGGACATGAGGCTGGACCCAGAGGCCACAAAGCCATGGGGCACAGGTCAGGATATTGGGTAGCATCAGAGGGTGGCACGAGCTGCAAGGATGGTCCAGAGCGAGCCAGGGAAACAGGGCTTGTGGATGGGGCAGGACCTGGGGTGGAACCTGGGATGGCTGGAATGCTGGGCACTGCAGGTGGCATGGCACAGAGAGACAGCCCCAGGGGCCCAGGGGTGCTGGGGTCTCAGGGAGGGCCACAGACTCTTTCAGATGAGAGAGGCTCCACCAAAGATCTTGGGGGCTATGGAACCTCAGGGATCCCTGAGGCCTTGGAGGCTGCTGGTGACGAGGGAAAACCAGATGTCAAAGAATGGCAAGATAGTTCTGGGACTCCAGGGTCTTTTAGGGACAGAGGGGCTCCCAGGGCAAAGGATAGGTCTCCAGACCAAGCAGGGATCATGGGGTCTTCTGGGTTTCTTGATGGCAAGGGGGCAGTAGAAGGTGAAACCTGGGCAGGAATGGCTGCTTTGGGGTCTGGACATGAACAGGACATCTGGAAAGCAGGCCCAGGAATGACAGACAGGGGTAGAGTTGCTGGCCAGGGGAGATTGGCATCTCAGGCAGGCGGGGACTCActtttgggaggcagaaggatAGGCTCAAGGAGCTCAGCGGGGACAGGCCAGGATCTGGACAGCAGCTCTATGCCTGGGGAAAGGGGCAAGTCAACATCAGGGCCTGCTGATGGACTAGGAATGAGCAATGCCTGGGCTCCTGACTGGGAAAACCAGGGGTTTAGCCGAGGCAGCGTAGGTGCTGGGAAGCAGCCCGCAGGCTCCAGAGCTTCCGGTTCTCTGCAGGAAAAAGATGCCGCTTTTGGTGGGATCCATGAAGGGCCAGGGGGCTTAAAGGGCAGGGAGGGTGCACCAGGCCAAGAGGTGGCTGGTGGATGCCGAAGCCCATGGTCCCTGGATAGCAAAGGTTCAAGTCGTGGAAGGGGCAGTTCTGGTGGTGCAGAGGACTCAGGTATCCTGGGCAAGGGGAATTCTACTGAGCGGGGAAATGCTGTCATCCCAAAACCTGGGGAGTCAGGACCTCAGGGAGCCTGGAATGGCTTAGATGGTCCCTTTGGCAGAAGAGCCTCTGGAGATAGGTCAGGAGGGACCCAGGACCTGAGCTCTCAGCTAGGCAAGggacagagaggaggaaagaggtcCCTCGGGGAACAGGGGTccctggaggctgaggatggTGAGGTCCAGGATCCTGGGGCCCTAAAGGAGGATGAGGTACAGGGAGTGGAAGAGGCTGGGAGGTCAGGCAGGAGGCCTGGCTCACTTAGGAGCAGGTCTCAGGCACAgtcaggggctgaggtgggaggaggaaagagaaggggagtGGATGAGGCTGGAAGCATGGGATGGCAGTCTATGGGGGAGAACCGGGGGTGCCTGGAGGAGATGCTGAGTGAAGATCAGAGCCGGGAGCCCCCCAGTCACCTTGGTAGCAGGAGAGGTGGCAAAGATGACAGTTTGGACATCTATGGAGAGAGGAGAGATGCTACCCAGAGTTCCACATCCAGATATAAGCCTGGCACTGGCAGTTTCTCCAAGGAGGCCCGAG GCCACTTCTCCCAGGGCCTGGCTGACATGAAGGTGCAGCAGGGGGAGGCTGCCACACTCTCCTGTATCCTCACCAGTGACCTGGGACCCGGCACCTGGTTTAAGGATGGCGTCAAG CTCACCGCCCAGGATGGAGTCATCTTTAAGCAAGATGGTCTCGTGCACAGCCTCTTCATCGCGCGCGTGCAGGGGACCCAAGCCGGGAGGTACACCTTTGTAGCTGGTGACCAGCAGAGTGAGGCCACTCTGACCGTCCAGG ATTCCCCTATCATTGCTCCAGATGTGACAGAGAAACTGAGAGAGCCACTGGTGGTCAAGGCTGGGAAGCCAGTGACAGTGAAGATCCCCTTCCAGAGCCACCTCCCCGTTCAGGCTGCCTGGAGAAAGGACGGGGCCAAGGTGGTGGGCAGTGATGACAAGGAGGCCCAGGTGGACCTGGGGGACCGCTACACGCGGCTGTGCCTCCCCAGCACAGGCAGGAAGGACAGTGGCCAGTACAGTGTGACGCTGAGGAGTGAGGGAGGCTCTGTGCAGGCCGAGCTCACCCTGAAAGTCATAG ACAAGCCTGATTCCCCACAAGGCCCCATGGAGGTTCAGGATTGCCAGAGGGCTGGTGTCTGCCTCCGCTGGCGGCCCCCAAGGGATGATGGGGGCCAGCCTGTAGAGTGCTACGTGGTGGAGAGACGGCAGGCTGGCAGGAGCACTTGGCTGAAGGTGGGCGAGGCCCTCGCTGACAGCACCACCTTCACGGATGCCCATGTGGAGCCAGGCAGGAAGTATGCCTTCCGAGTGCGGGCTGTGACCTCGGAGGGGGCTGGCGAGGCCCTGGAGTCTGAGGAGACATTGGTGGCTCCTGAGG CTCTCCCCAAGGCCCCTTCCGCGCCAGCCATCCTGTCAGCCTCCAGCCAGGGCATCACACTGACATGGACGGCACCTAGGGGCCCTGGCAGTGCCTACATCCTGGGCTACCTGATCGAGAGGCGTAAGAAGGGGAGCAACACCTGGACAGCAGTGAACGACCAGCCGGTGCCTG AGAGGAGGTGGACGGTGGCGGACCTGCGGCAGGGCTGTCAGTACGAGTTCCGGGTCACAGCTGTGGCTCCCCCAGGCCCTGGAGAGCCTGGACCCCCATCAGATGCCGTCTTTGCTCGGGACCCCATGA GACCCCCTGGGCCGGTGAGGAATCTCCAAGTCACAGACACATCGAACACCAGCATCACTCTGAGCTGGGCTGGGCCAGACACCAAGGACGGGGACGAAGCCCAGGGGTATGTGGTGGAGCTGTGTGGCTCAGACGATCTCCAGTGGCTCCCGTGCCATGCGGGCACCGTGCCAGTCACCACCTACACGGCCAAGGGCCTTCGGCCTGGAGAGGGCTACTTTGTGCGAGTGACAGCAGTTAATGAAGGAGGTCAGAGCCAGCCCACTGCCCTGGACACATTAGTGCAAGCCATGCCTGTTACTG TCTGTCCTAAGTTCCTTGTGGACTCCAGCACCAAGGACTTGCTGACGGTCAAGGTCGGGGACACTGTTCGTGTGCCCATCTCCTTTGAA gCCGTGCCCATGCCTGAGGTGACCTGGCTGAAGGACGGCTTGCCCTTGCCCAAAAGAAGTGTGACCGTCACTAAGGATGGCCTCACCCAGCTTCTGATCCCTGTGGCTGGCCTCTCGGACAGTGGTCTCTACACTGTAGTGCTGAGGACCCTGCAGGGGAAGGAGGTTGCCCACAGCTTCCGTATCAGGGTGGCAG TATGTCCGCAGGCACCTGGGCCCATCCACCTGCAGGAGAACGTGCCTGGGACGGTGACGGCTGAGTGGGAGCCCTCTCCGGACGAGGCCCGGGGTGTCCCGCTACACTATACAGTGTTCACACGCTCCTCGGCACATGGCCCCTGGCGCGAGGCAGCCGACCGCATCCACACCAACCGCTTCACCCTCCTGGGCGTCCTCCCTGGCCACGAGTACCACTTCAGGGTGGTGGCCAAGAATGAGCTGGGGGCCAGCAAACCCTCGTACACCAGCCAGCCCTGGTGCATCCCCCGGCAGCGTG ACAGGTTCACAGTGAAGGCTCAGAGCTACCGGGAGCCCGACCTGAGCCAGAAGCCCCGGTTCCTGGTGGGCCTGCGGTCCCATCTCCTGCCCCAAGGCTGCGAGTGCTGCATGAGCTGCGCCGTGCAGGGCTCGCCCCGGCCCCACGTCACCTGGTTCAAGAACAACCGCAGCCTGGAAGGAAACCCCGCGGTGTACAGCACTGACCTGATGGGCGTGTGCTCCCTCACCATCCCCAGTGtatccctgaaggacagcggCGAGTACAAGGCTGTGGCTGAGAACACGCTGGGCCAGGCAGTCAGTACTGCCACCCTCATTGTCATAG AACCCAGCGCCTAG